One Panicum virgatum strain AP13 chromosome 9K, P.virgatum_v5, whole genome shotgun sequence genomic region harbors:
- the LOC120648423 gene encoding uncharacterized protein LOC120648423: protein MASLTTVPTATAAAGGRRDQREGAEVITGAEACFAHSKEMLRALGFPGGVMPLRGLEECGWVRETGFVWMRQKAPYEHYFRGTGTRVRYDAEVTAYVEDGRMKRMTGVRSKQVMLWVPIVEMSLDGEKRDRIYFKSNVGIGRSFPAAAFADEEEEEKKEKEGDGDKPADAEEEEDAAASK, encoded by the coding sequence ATGGCTTCCTTGACGACGGTGCCTACGGcgaccgcggcggccggcgggcggcgggaccAGCGGGAGGGCGCGGAGGTGATCACGGGCGCGGAGGCCTGCTTCGCGCACTCCAAGGAGATGCTGCGGGCGCTGGGGTTCCCCGGCGGGGTGATGCCGCTGCGGGGGCTGGAGGAGTGCGGGTGGGTGCGGGAGACGGGGTTCGTGTGGATGCGGCAGAAGGCGCCCTACGAGCACTACTTCCGGGGCACGGGCACCCGGGTGCGCTACGACGCCGAGGTCACTGCGTACGTGGAGGACGGCCGGATGAAGCGCATGACCGGGGTGCGCAGCAAGCAGGTCATGCTGTGGGTGCCCATCGTCGAGATGAGCCTCGACGGCGAGAAGCGCGACAGGATCTACTTCAAGTCCAACGTCGGCATCGGCCGCtcgttccccgccgccgccttcgccgacgaggaggaggaggagaagaaggagaaggagggggACGGCGACAAGCCCGCCgatgccgaggaggaggaggacgccgccgccagcaAGTGA